The bacterium genome has a window encoding:
- a CDS encoding NAD(P)-dependent oxidoreductase, protein MKSLITGATGFIGSHLAEALIKKGHDVRCIVRRTSDLTWLKNLPIEFVEGDITDRDSLISAVQGVDFIFHLGGITKAKKESTYFKINADGSRLLYEVCREHNPVIKKIVHVSSQAAAGPSAIGRPRTENDLPQPLTYYGKSKLEGEKYAVEYSKFLPITIIRPPAVYGPREKDIFIYFQLIHRHWKPILGMKKKYLSLIYVHDLIDAIILAAENPAGLGQIFFVDDGRIYSWSDLSNGIKEVMDRWTLPLFVPETLTIAVAYVSEFFSQFSSKPAVLNRQKIIELRQQAWTTSSEKIRKELGFVSKFDWVRGCEETVKWYRENGWL, encoded by the coding sequence TTGAAATCACTCATCACAGGGGCAACAGGCTTTATCGGCAGCCATTTGGCGGAGGCGCTCATTAAAAAAGGCCACGATGTACGATGCATTGTGCGACGTACCAGCGATCTCACATGGCTCAAAAATTTACCCATTGAATTTGTAGAAGGCGATATTACCGATCGCGATTCACTTATTTCTGCCGTACAAGGCGTCGATTTCATTTTCCATTTAGGAGGTATTACCAAAGCCAAAAAAGAATCGACGTATTTCAAGATCAATGCCGACGGATCCCGATTATTATACGAAGTTTGTCGTGAGCACAATCCGGTGATAAAAAAAATCGTGCATGTGAGTTCACAGGCTGCCGCAGGACCATCAGCGATTGGACGTCCCCGTACGGAAAACGATTTGCCGCAACCGCTGACATATTACGGTAAAAGCAAGCTAGAGGGAGAAAAATACGCCGTCGAATACAGCAAATTTCTTCCCATTACCATTATCAGGCCTCCGGCAGTGTATGGGCCGCGTGAAAAAGACATTTTTATCTATTTTCAATTGATTCATCGTCACTGGAAACCCATTCTCGGGATGAAAAAAAAATACCTGAGTTTAATTTACGTTCATGATCTGATTGATGCGATTATACTGGCGGCCGAAAATCCTGCCGGACTCGGGCAAATCTTTTTTGTGGATGACGGGCGAATTTATTCTTGGTCGGATTTGAGCAATGGAATCAAAGAAGTCATGGACCGATGGACGCTGCCGCTTTTTGTTCCTGAAACATTGACTATAGCCGTAGCATACGTATCCGAATTTTTTTCACAATTTTCATCAAAACCGGCGGTATTAAATCGTCAAAAAATTATAGAGCTGCGTCAACAAGCCTGGACGACGTCTTCAGAAAAAATCCGCAAAGAGTTAGGTTTTGTTTCTAAATTTGATTGGGTACGCGGGTGTGAAGAAACTGTAAAATGGTATAGAGAAAATGGATGGCTGTAA
- a CDS encoding thermonuclease family protein — MAKRKIKKWIFLLSTLAAGWAAYQSGIIDTRIDSSQTQIIKIIDGDTFVIRYEGKEEKIRLIGIDTPESKANIKAGKDASRSGKDVETIVAQGQSAKRFVETLIEPGSSVRVELDVQHRDKYGRLLGYLYLDDGKMLNEEIIKAGYASPMTYPPNVRYEKRFRTAYQWARDNKKGLWQ; from the coding sequence ATGGCTAAACGAAAAATTAAGAAATGGATATTCCTTTTATCTACCTTGGCTGCCGGATGGGCGGCTTATCAGTCGGGAATCATCGATACTCGTATTGATTCTTCGCAAACCCAAATTATAAAAATCATCGACGGGGATACGTTTGTCATCCGGTATGAAGGCAAAGAGGAAAAAATCAGACTGATCGGCATCGATACTCCGGAATCGAAAGCTAATATCAAAGCCGGGAAAGATGCGTCTCGATCCGGAAAAGACGTTGAAACTATAGTTGCGCAAGGCCAGTCAGCTAAACGATTTGTCGAAACGTTGATTGAACCCGGTTCATCCGTCCGCGTTGAATTGGATGTACAACACCGTGATAAATACGGGCGATTACTGGGTTATCTCTATCTCGATGACGGAAAAATGTTGAATGAAGAAATTATCAAAGCTGGTTATGCATCACCGATGACCTATCCGCCGAATGTCCGATATGAAAAACGTTTTAGAACGGCCTACCAGTGGGCGCGTGATAATAAAAAAGGGCTATGGCAATAA
- a CDS encoding DUF1257 domain-containing protein: protein MSKFVSLKTTLKERSFLGLALKDLQCEILKTKKIKTLLNRVYDVDIAVKTPFGIVGFIKNKNGEFELVGDDMILAKNSKFIEQLTQKYAYHHVVTEAKKAGFNLVKETVDDSQSVRLVLRKWR from the coding sequence ATGTCTAAGTTTGTATCGTTAAAAACGACACTCAAAGAACGTTCGTTTTTGGGTCTCGCATTAAAAGATCTTCAATGCGAAATTCTCAAAACCAAAAAGATCAAAACACTGCTTAATCGTGTGTATGATGTCGATATTGCCGTTAAAACGCCGTTCGGAATTGTCGGATTTATTAAAAATAAAAACGGTGAATTTGAACTCGTCGGCGATGATATGATCCTTGCGAAAAATTCAAAATTTATTGAACAACTTACTCAGAAATACGCATACCATCATGTTGTAACCGAAGCGAAAAAAGCCGGATTCAATCTTGTGAAAGAGACAGTCGACGACAGCCAGTCGGTACGATTGGTTTTGAGGAAGTGGAGATAA
- a CDS encoding DUF2997 domain-containing protein, which translates to MSETVQEIEFTIKKDGSVEYTIKGLKGEGCEDLSKIFEQMGDVTFSKKTAEFYEKESDVRITNKQK; encoded by the coding sequence ATGTCTGAAACAGTCCAGGAAATAGAATTTACGATCAAAAAAGACGGATCGGTTGAATACACGATCAAAGGCCTTAAAGGGGAAGGGTGCGAGGATTTGTCTAAAATTTTCGAACAAATGGGGGACGTAACTTTTTCCAAAAAAACGGCGGAATTTTACGAGAAAGAATCCGACGTTCGAATCACAAACAAGCAGAAATAA
- a CDS encoding DUF1446 domain-containing protein encodes MKEKIYIANGQGFWGDSIDAPVQLVQGGPLDYLTLDYLAEVTMSIMQRQKLKKPDLGYATDFVHLMERILPTIMKKNIKVIANAGGVNPVACRDAVFAVAKKLGIKSLKIGVVSGDNILDRIREFESQNVSMKSMDTGESLYDLMKQNHEIMSANAYISSKPLVEALEKGAQVIIAGRTTDTGLAMAPMVYEFGWKWDDWNKLAAGTVAGHIIECGAQCTGGNFTRWRDVPEMWNIGYPVVEAYPDGTFFITKHEGTGGLVSVDTISEQLLYEMGDPHGYITPDVIADFTSIQLEQNGKNRVKVFGIQGKPPTEFFKVSASYLKGYKASGQLTISGPDALDKAKLAAETLWKRLERAGITFNDPSTEFLGVNSCHDGIVIIPQQVNEVVLRVGVKDKDKNKVDRFGKEIAPLVTSGPPGVTGFAGGRPKPQEIVAFFPALIPKNLIKTEVTVEEV; translated from the coding sequence ATGAAGGAAAAAATTTACATCGCCAACGGTCAAGGATTTTGGGGTGACAGCATCGACGCGCCGGTTCAACTGGTGCAAGGCGGTCCGCTGGATTATCTCACACTGGATTATCTGGCTGAAGTGACGATGTCGATCATGCAGCGACAAAAATTAAAAAAACCTGACTTGGGCTACGCCACGGATTTTGTACACCTGATGGAGCGTATTCTTCCTACCATCATGAAAAAAAACATCAAAGTTATTGCTAATGCTGGCGGTGTCAATCCTGTCGCATGCCGTGATGCGGTTTTTGCCGTCGCCAAAAAATTGGGAATCAAAAGCCTTAAAATCGGCGTTGTCAGCGGCGATAATATTCTTGACCGGATTCGTGAATTCGAATCACAAAATGTTTCCATGAAAAGCATGGATACCGGCGAAAGTCTTTATGATTTGATGAAACAAAATCATGAAATCATGAGCGCCAATGCGTATATCAGTTCAAAACCGCTGGTCGAAGCGCTTGAAAAAGGTGCACAGGTTATTATCGCCGGTCGTACGACAGATACAGGTTTGGCTATGGCGCCAATGGTTTATGAATTTGGATGGAAATGGGATGATTGGAATAAGCTGGCTGCCGGTACGGTTGCCGGCCATATTATCGAATGCGGCGCGCAATGTACCGGGGGCAATTTTACACGCTGGCGCGACGTGCCGGAAATGTGGAATATCGGTTACCCGGTGGTTGAAGCGTACCCGGACGGTACGTTTTTTATCACTAAACACGAAGGTACCGGTGGCTTAGTATCGGTCGATACGATTTCAGAACAATTGTTGTATGAAATGGGTGATCCTCATGGGTATATCACGCCGGATGTGATCGCCGATTTTACATCCATTCAACTCGAGCAAAATGGCAAAAACCGTGTGAAAGTTTTTGGAATTCAGGGTAAACCGCCTACGGAATTTTTTAAAGTCAGCGCCAGTTATCTTAAAGGCTATAAAGCGTCGGGACAATTAACGATTTCCGGTCCGGATGCGTTAGACAAAGCAAAGTTAGCGGCAGAAACTTTATGGAAACGGCTGGAGCGGGCAGGAATAACATTTAACGATCCGAGCACTGAATTTTTAGGTGTTAATTCATGCCACGACGGTATTGTCATAATTCCGCAACAAGTGAACGAAGTAGTGTTACGCGTCGGTGTGAAGGACAAAGACAAGAACAAAGTTGATCGTTTTGGAAAAGAAATTGCACCTTTGGTAACCAGCGGTCCTCCCGGTGTGACGGGATTTGCCGGTGGTCGGCCTAAGCCGCAGGAAATTGTAGCGTTCTTTCCGGCGCTGATCCCCAAAAATTTGATCAAAACTGAAGTGACCGTGGAGGAAGTTTAA
- a CDS encoding diguanylate cyclase encodes MKKILYIEDDPVSQVLIGKMVDKMGFQMISARTSEEGFEKAFTEKPDLILMDIMLPGLDGYETTLKIRMSEELKDIPIVAITAGSNPNDRQFAAVTGCNGYLTKPVEFDHFSKYIRTLIEKPSDVPDDGHFHKEDSAVELRKFTQRLVQRLTEKIQELSESNKKLETAYQRLDKYVTDVTRNNQDLMQFNFVSNQVLTFSNREKVYKELPALLCEKLSMLSAAIYVVNERDMTLDIFSSHHLSMRPDVERISIVKPPFFDMVYYQEPVLIDKFWMQAAERADETMAKRMSPFVHAFHSHTIYFLPITGRPKAEQGFHCENTDCHAFINKDPNWWNKKIYKLDPNSLSFEAELRDVSQYYFNCCLYGVRGVLALGIEEGRLNENMRQMVQSFVRTVGLTIENIQLYDDTKEAYLIAERQAITDGLTEIFNYRYFYHQLEREIKRSKRHWYKTSMIMIDIDFFKAYNDTHGHPAGDVVLRKVAEIIKTSTRTSDVVARYGGEEFVLILPETPKTSAIKLAEKIRSLVELEHIPNEETQPNGRLTISLGVATFPDDAQTVDELVQRADQQLYQAKMTGKNKVCVIE; translated from the coding sequence ATGAAAAAGATCCTATACATCGAAGATGATCCGGTATCGCAGGTTTTGATCGGCAAAATGGTCGACAAAATGGGTTTCCAAATGATTTCTGCTCGGACGAGCGAAGAAGGTTTTGAAAAAGCGTTTACCGAAAAACCGGATTTGATCCTGATGGACATTATGTTGCCGGGTTTGGACGGTTATGAAACGACGCTCAAAATCCGCATGTCCGAGGAGTTAAAAGATATTCCTATTGTAGCGATTACCGCCGGCAGTAATCCCAACGACCGTCAGTTTGCCGCCGTTACCGGCTGTAACGGTTACTTGACCAAGCCGGTTGAGTTCGATCATTTTTCCAAATACATCAGGACATTGATCGAAAAACCTTCGGACGTTCCCGACGACGGTCATTTTCATAAAGAAGATTCAGCCGTCGAACTCAGAAAATTTACCCAGCGTCTTGTTCAACGTCTCACGGAAAAAATTCAGGAACTTTCGGAATCCAATAAAAAGCTCGAGACGGCCTATCAGCGTTTGGATAAGTACGTTACCGATGTGACGCGCAATAATCAGGACCTAATGCAGTTTAATTTTGTATCCAATCAAGTGCTCACGTTCTCCAATCGCGAAAAAGTTTATAAAGAACTTCCGGCATTACTCTGCGAAAAGCTGAGTATGTTAAGCGCAGCGATTTATGTTGTCAATGAGCGGGATATGACGTTGGATATTTTTTCGAGTCATCATTTGTCGATGAGGCCGGACGTTGAAAGGATTTCAATTGTCAAACCTCCGTTTTTTGATATGGTGTATTATCAGGAACCGGTTTTGATCGATAAATTCTGGATGCAGGCTGCAGAACGTGCGGACGAAACAATGGCTAAACGCATGTCTCCGTTTGTTCATGCATTTCATTCACATACGATTTATTTTTTACCCATTACCGGACGACCGAAAGCCGAGCAAGGTTTTCATTGTGAAAATACGGACTGCCACGCGTTTATTAACAAAGACCCGAATTGGTGGAATAAAAAAATTTACAAACTCGATCCGAACAGTTTATCGTTTGAAGCGGAATTGCGCGATGTCAGTCAATATTATTTCAATTGTTGTTTGTACGGCGTCAGGGGCGTTTTAGCGCTCGGAATCGAAGAGGGGCGTTTAAACGAAAACATGCGCCAGATGGTACAGTCATTTGTAAGAACAGTGGGATTGACCATCGAAAATATCCAATTGTACGATGACACGAAGGAAGCATACCTGATCGCGGAGCGACAAGCCATTACCGATGGTTTGACGGAAATTTTCAATTATCGATACTTCTATCACCAGCTTGAACGTGAAATCAAACGATCGAAACGTCATTGGTATAAAACATCGATGATCATGATCGATATTGATTTTTTCAAAGCTTACAACGATACACACGGTCATCCAGCGGGCGATGTGGTGTTACGAAAAGTTGCTGAAATCATCAAAACCAGTACTCGTACTTCCGACGTGGTGGCGCGTTACGGCGGAGAGGAATTTGTATTGATCCTTCCGGAGACACCCAAAACATCGGCCATTAAACTGGCTGAAAAAATCCGCAGTTTAGTCGAACTCGAGCATATTCCGAATGAAGAAACACAGCCGAACGGGCGCTTAACGATCAGTCTCGGCGTTGCGACTTTTCCGGATGATGCCCAAACCGTCGACGAATTAGTGCAACGTGCCGACCAACAGCTCTATCAGGCTAAAATGACCGGCAAAAATAAAGTATGCGTGATCGAGTGA
- a CDS encoding O-acetyl-ADP-ribose deacetylase — protein sequence MRDRVIFDRIELVQCDITTLTVDAIVNAANTSLLGGGGVDGAIHRAAGPEMLTHCRKLGGCSTGEAKLTPGFNLPAKFVIHTVGPVWRGGQYNEDSLLASCYERSLEIAVSNGFQSIAFPAISTGVYGFPSDKASNIAIQTIKNFLIKNALPKKVVIVCFDRKTYDLYRTIL from the coding sequence ATGCGTGATCGAGTGATATTCGATCGGATCGAACTTGTTCAGTGCGACATCACCACGTTGACAGTCGATGCAATTGTGAACGCTGCTAATACTTCATTACTAGGCGGCGGTGGTGTGGACGGGGCTATTCATCGCGCCGCCGGACCTGAAATGCTTACGCATTGCCGCAAACTCGGCGGATGTTCTACCGGCGAGGCTAAATTAACTCCGGGATTCAATCTGCCGGCAAAATTTGTCATTCACACGGTCGGGCCGGTTTGGCGCGGAGGACAATACAACGAAGATTCGCTGCTCGCATCTTGCTACGAACGATCGCTGGAAATTGCCGTATCCAATGGTTTTCAATCGATTGCATTTCCTGCGATCAGCACAGGCGTATACGGATTTCCATCTGACAAGGCTTCCAATATTGCCATTCAAACAATCAAAAATTTTTTAATAAAGAATGCTCTGCCAAAAAAAGTTGTTATTGTTTGTTTTGACCGCAAAACGTACGATCTCTACCGCACCATATTATAA